The Terriglobia bacterium genome segment GGCAACGCGGGGTACACTCTCTTTCAATTCCGAATACGCATCGCACATCACCCGCGTAACCTCATGGACCATTTTGTACAAAAACGGCTGGGTGTGGCGGAGCAGGCGACCGTGTCTTATGGCTCGCCGCATAATCTTTCTTAAAACGTATCCACGCCCTTCGTTTGAAGGCACTACTCCGTCGGAAATGAGGAAAGTCGTGGCGCGCGAATGGTCAGCAATGATCCGAAGCGATGCCTGATGTTCGCTGCCGGAGAGAATGTCGGACAGAGGAGTTTTGTTACTATCGGGGAATAGCATCCCCGCAGCTGCGCCGATCAACGGCACGAACAGGTCAGTGTCGTAGTTCGACAGCTTGCCTTGCAGCACTGCCGCCAGCCGCTCAAGGCCCGCCCCGGTGTCAATCGAAGGCTTGGGAAGCGGGTTCAGCACGCCGGCGGTGTCGCGGTCGAACTGCATGAACACCAGGTTCCAGATTTCGACGTAGCGTCCGCACTCGCACCCAAATTTGCAATCGGTGTGTGCCTGGTCGCTCGCCGCCGGGCCCATGTCGTAGTGGATTTCGCTGCACGGGCCGCAGGGGCCGGTGTCGCCCATCTGCCAGAAATTGTCTTTTAGTCCGAACTCGTAAATCCGCTCCTTGGGCACGCCCTGCTCGTGCCATAGGTTGTATGCCTCTTCATCGCGCGGCACCACGCCTTCGCCCTTGAAGATGGTGGCGTACAACTTGTCCTTCGGAATCGCGTACCACTCGGGCGAGGTGATCAACTCCCACGCGTAGGCAATCGCCTCGCGCTTGAAGTAGTCGCCAAAGGAAAAATTCCCCAGCATCTCGAAGAACGTGTGATGGCGGTTGGTGAACCCGACATTCTCCAGATCGTTGTGCTTGCCGCCGGCGCGCACGCATTTCTGCGACGTGGTGGCGCGGTTGTAGTCGCGCTTCTCCAGCCCCAGAAACACGTCTTTGAACTGGTTCATGCCCGCGTTGGTGAACAGCAGGGTGGGGTCGTTGGCGGGCACCAGCGAAGACGAATGCACCTCTTTGTGGCCGCGCTGGACGAAGTAGTCCAGAAACTTGCGCCGGACATCGTTGCCGCTGAGCATGTGTGGGGCCTGCTTCAATTCCGGGAGCTGACGAATGAAGGCTTAATTCTAGCAGGTGTGGCGCGGGTCTCTGACCCGCGAGTGGCACACGCGCCCTCGCGCGCGCGGTGGAAGCGTATCGGGCTTCAGCCCGGCGATTCGCACGACAAGAGAGAGTGGGCTTCAGCCCTGGCGACCATTGCGGCTAAGCCGTTGACGCCGCGCGGCCCCAACTCAATTGGCTAGCTTTATCGCGGCGAGTTTCTTGACGATCTCCACGTCCTCAGTTCCTTTCACCTCAATGCGCACGGCGGTGCCTTCCGCGTAACGCTTCGCTTCCTTGATGAGCTTGATCGCCGGTTTCGGCAGACCGCTTGCGAGCGCCGCCTTCACCGCCTTATCGCCCAACGCGAACGACGCCTGAAAACAACCGTGAAAGGGCGAGAGATAGACAATATTGCGGTCGCCGTGCTTCAGCCGCAGCGACCAGCCCGCTTTCTTGGAGTAAGAGTTCCACTCCTGCGAAAAGCCATGCTGAGCGGTTATATCGCTCACCAACTGATCCCACCATGCTTTGCCTGCGCCCAACTCTGCGCCAAGCTCCGCTTCCGTGGGTTGCTTCGATTTTCCGACAAAAGCATTTACCGCTCCTGTGGTCATTGCTCTTCCGACTCCAGGGCGGTCAGGACCTCCTCGTCCACGTCCCACTTCTTCAGGATAGAAATAATGGTGCGGGTGCCGAATCCGGCGCGGATCAGCGAGCGAAAAACGCGCGCCGCCTGCTTTTGATCGGTGGGTCTTTGCAGGCGCTTGCGGCGGAGGTATGCCCGCGCCTGCGTCTCTTCGTTCACGCCGTCATAGACACCGGCGACCGCTTTGTCGATAACCTCGGAATGCACGCCTCGCGATCTCAACTCGGTGATCACTCGGCGGCGTCCGAACTTGTCGTTTTCGCGCCGCAGGGAAGAGTAGGTTGAAGCGTACTGCGCGTCGTTCAAGTAGCGCTGCTCTTTGAGCTTGGCAATCACCAACTCGACCAGCGCCGCGCCCAGTTCGTCCGCTTCCACCCGCCGGCGCAGCAGGCGTTTCAACTCCGCAACCGACCGCATTCGTCTTCCGAGCGCGCCCACCGCGTATTCGTACAGCCCGGCCTCATCGTTGAACTTTTTCGCGCGACCGAATGCCATGCCTCGTAAGGTATCAAAGATCAGCGCACAGGGCACAAGGGAACGCAGAACGAAAAAGGCCGCCCGTTTCCGGACAGCCTGATGCCTGCAGCTGCCGCCTATCTTCCGTAGCCCCCTCTGCCTGCCTGCGACATCTCGTCGCGCGTTGACTCCGCGGTGCCGCTGATGCCCTGCACCCGCAGCTTGAAGTCGTCCGGGTTGGAGGCGTTTTCCAGCGCGGTTTCGTAGGCGACCAGGCCGTGCGTGTAGAGATCGTAGAGCGACTGGTCGAAGGTCTGCATGCCGTATTGCGAGGTGCCGGCCGCGAGCGCTTCCTTGATGGTGCGCGTCTTCTCCGGCACGATGATGCACTCGCGCACGTAGGCGGTGGAGATCAGCACCTCGACCGCGGGGACGCGCCCGGCGCTGTCGCTGCGGCGTACCAGGCGCTGGCTGATGACAGCGCGCAGCGTGGCCGCCAGTTGTAGCCGGATCTGTTTTTGCTCCGGCGGCGGAAACACGGAGATGATGCGGTTGATGGTTTCCACCGCGTCCAAGGTGTGCAGGGTGGAAAAGACCATGTGGCCGGTTTCGGCGGCGTGCAGCGCGGTGGCGATGGTTTCCAGGTCGCGCATTTCCCCGACCAGGATGACATCCGGGTCTTGCCGCAGGCTGGCCCTCAGCGCCGAGGAGAAGGACGGCGTGTCCACCTCGACCTCGCGCTGGTTGACGAACCCCTTCTTATCGCGGTGCAGGAATTCGATTGGGTCCTCGATGGTGATGATGTGCTCCGGCCGGGTAGAGTTGATCTTGTCGATCATGGCGGCCAGCGTGGTGGATTTGCCGGAGCCGGTTACGCCGGTGACCAGCACCAGGCCGCGCGGCATGTCGCAGACCTGTTCCACGATCTTCGGCATGTAGAGCTCGTCCAGCGGCCGGATCTTGGTGGGAATGACGCGCAGCACCAGCCCGACGTTACCGCGCTGCTGGAAAACGTTGACGCGGAAGCGTCCCAGGCCGGCGACGCCGTAGGCCATATCGAGTTCGGCGTTCTCTTTGAATTTCTGTTTCTGCCGGTTGGACATCATGCTGAAGGCCATGTTCAGCATGTCCTCGGCGGTAACCCGCGTCTGGTCGGTGAGCGGGACCAGTTCGCCGTCGACGCGCACGTGCGGGTGGTTGCCCACCTTCAGGTGCAAGTCCGACGCCTTCCGGTCCATGGCAATGCGCAACAGATCGTCGATTTGCATGGAACGATTCCCAATTCGCTGCTTGCGGCCAGACGGTATCACGGAAAGGTGCCATGAACAAGGCTCAGGGCCAAGCCAGAAGCGCACGCCTTGCCGTCACCTCCGCGTGGTCTACGAGGTCTGGTCGAATGAAATCTGCAAGATCATCTTGTCCAGTTCGGCGCCGGCGGCCTCGCGTTTGCTGCGCAGCTCCTTCATCAGCTTGCGCAGTTCGGCGAGCCGGTCTTCCTGCGCGTTCAACTGCCCGGTATAACGCTGCAGCAGCGTTTTTTCTTCGGCAGTGCCTTTCAGCGCCTTCATGTTCTCGCGTACGCGGCCCTGGTCGGCGGCGATGGAGTCCATTTCCTGCTGATCAGAGCGCAGCTCGTTTTCGAAACCGCTGATCTCCGATTTCTTGTCCAGGATGCGCCGGAAAGCCTGTTCCAGTTCGGGTTTGACGGCGCCCTCGCGCACCAGCAGTTCCACCTGGCTGGAGTTGAGGTTGCTGAGCGCCAACGTGGTGCTGTCGGGATGGTGTTCCTTGACGGTCAGCTTGGCGGTATTTCCGGCTTCGACTTTGACCAGGAAACGATGATAGGACGCGGTGGACTCCTCCGGCTTGAGGTCTTCCGCGAGCTTCCAGCCATCGCGCGCCGGGTGCTCGATGACCACGGTCCGCGGCGACGTATCGGAATTGCGCACGACGTAGGTTTCGGAGCTTTGCTCTTCGCGGGTAATGCGCATGATGCCCTTCGCCACCACCACGCGGCTGACTTTCTTGTTGTCGAAATCGTCGGTGGAGTGCACGCGCACAGCGGTGTCACTGGCGTAGGAGATCAGGCGACGCTCGCTGGGCTTGAGCGCGGCGATGAGCCCTTCGCCGGCAAAGGTGCCGTCCTCGACCACGCTGAACGTGCCGGCATCCAGGGTCAGGCCACTGCTGTTGGTCAGCCATAGTGCGCGGTCGGCGCGCTCGCGCGAGCTGTTCCAGATGCTGACTTTTTCCGCGTCCACGCGGGCGGAGATGATCGGCACCAGGGCGGACTGGTTCTTGCCGATGGTGATCTTGTGCTGGATATCGTACTGGAACAGGTCTCCGGTGGGGCTGGCACTGGCCTCGGATTCCAATGCTTCGATGGCGGTGTCGAGGTTGGCCGGTTGGGCCGAAACCGTTACCGTCTCCATGGCCGATCCTACGTTCAAGACCGCATTCGAATTGACCGATCCGCCACCAAGATTGACATTTGATTGATACGGCCTGAATCCAGGCGAATTGACCGTGACCGTGTAACGCCCCGGTGCCGCGCCGAAGAAGCTGTAAGCGCCATTGGAGTCGGTTCGGACGGTCTGCGAGGTTCCGGTCGCATTGTTGGTGATAGTGACGTTTGCATTGGAAATCGCTGCGCCGCTGGGATCGGTAACGTTACCGTAGAGCGATACGCCGCGGCCAATTCCGCCGCCGTACCCGGGACCGATTCCGCCGCCACTTCCGGAGCCGACACCGCCGCCGACCCCGCCACCCACGGGACCGCCGATGGGCGGTGGAGGCGGTAGGGCTGGGGCGTTCATGTTCATGGTGGCTTCGTAAGTCTGCGGAGTTTGGGAAACATTTTCCGGCAACGCCACCACCGGCCGGCGGACGTAGTAGGGCTGCGAAATCTCTTGGATAAACGATTGCGGCGCGCCCGCCACGAGGGAAAGCTGCACGTCCTTCCAGTCCTCGCCAACCGTGTTGTCCACGATGGCCCAGCCTTGGAGCAGCGGCTTGGCCTCGGTCTTCTTGCGTAAGACAATGCGGTACGTGCTCTTCCAGACCGGCACTTCGCTGATGTAGCTGATGAAAACGTCGCGCTCGCCGGCGCCGGCGGTCGAGATGACCATGCGGCGCGCGCCTTGGCCCCGCGCCGATCCGATGACGTTTAGGTAGCGGCGGATTTCCTCGTTGAGGTCGCGATCCGCAACCCGGACTGATGTGGCTGGGTTGAGTTCAAACGTGCGTAGCTCACCCGTGTCGGTGATCACCCCGATGTCTGTGACTTCTTCCTGCAACTCTCCCTTGGGACTCACCCGCTTACGCTGCTCGACGCTGACCAGTCGTCCCGCGGCGCCGCCGCTGCCGCTGCGCACCTCGATTCGCGTACCACGCAGCGCTCCCAAAAATTCGGCCCGCGTGGTCTGCTCGCCGAACGGGAGGCGTAGAGACTTCAGGCGCTCTCCGATCGGCGCGACCGAGTCGTAGCGCACGCCGGTGACGCGTCCCTCGCCGAGATCGACTACGGTCAGTGACTTCAGCACGTCGTTCAGTTGTGCGCTGGTGAAATCGAGGCTGAGTTCCTGATTGCCGCGCACCCGTCCGGTGTGTTCGAAGTAGCCGACGCCGTTTTTGTAGAGCACGACCCGGCGGACCGGCAGCCGGGTAGGAGAGCTTTCGCTGACATTCGACGTTGTCGGTTTGGCAGCTTGCGCCAGTACGCTTACGCTGAGTGACACCACGAGCAGGGAAGCACTGAAAATGCGTCGCATACGTCCTCCCTTGTTTCGAATGGCGAACATCATAAGCGGATTGCCCTTAGGAGGAACGCCGAATCGGCAGCTTCTTGCGCGGGCCTGAAGCCTGGCGCCTGAAGCCTGAAGCTTACATCGTGAACGGCTCATCGGCGCTGCCGCCGTAGATGCTCGGGACCTTGGAGCGCATCGGGCGCAGGTAGGTGGAGAGCTGGCCGCGATGATGCGCGCTGTGGTTGTTCACCATGATCAGGTACTGGAACACCGGCAGGCTCATGACGCCGAAAAATGGCACCGGGGTCAGCAATTGCTCGGGCGTCATGTCGCGCACGCGCTTGATCGCCTTGGGCAGGTTCTCCTGGTAGTACTTCAGGATTTCCGCAATCGTCGCCGGGGCGGGCAGCGCCGGCGTCATCTCGATCTTCATGTCGGCGATCTTGTTGAGGAAGGCGACGTCGTCGCTCGCGATGTGCCACGCCAGTTCGTGCGCGTTGCGCGATTTCGGATCCGGCTTGTAGCCCTTGCCGGCTTCGGGAATGCTGCCGATGACTTTCAGGGTGGTCTTCATCTCCGCCGCCATGGTGGACAGGATCAGCTCGCGATAGGCCGTGACAAATTCCGGTGTGATGGCGGACTGGGTTTCCATGATTGCCTCCTGAAATGAGACTTGCCATTGTGCGCGGCGCGTCGCGGCAATGCAAGTCAACGCGCCGGAACTGAAAAGCCGGGGCGCTCGGCCCCGGCTCTTCCTAACTGAAACTCGAAACCGAAACTACACTCCCACCGCCTGCGGCGCGTTCTTCTTCACCGGCACCGGCGTCAACCAATGGTAGCGATCCAGTTCGGTACCGTTGACGATCCCGAAGAATTCCTTCTGGATGGCCTTAGTCACCGGGCCGATCGCGCCTTTGCCCACGCTGATTTTGTCCACCGAACGGATGGCGGTGATCTCCGCCGCCGTCCCGGAGAAGAAAACCTCGTCGGCGATGTACAGCATCTCGCGCGGGATGGGCTGCTCGACGATGGTGATGAGGAGGTCTTTGGCGATGCGGATGATCGAATCGCGCGTGATGCCTGGCAGCACCGAGTTGCCCAGCGGCGCGGTGTAGAGGTTGCCCTGGCGCACGACGAACAGGTTCTCGCCCGAGCCTTCGCTGACGTAGCCGTTGGCGTCCAGCGCGATGCCCTCGACGTAGCCGTTCAGGATGGCTTCCATCTTGATAAGCTGCGAGTTCATGTAATTGGCGCCGCTTTTGGCCATCGCCGGCAGGGTGTTGGGGGCGATGCGCGTCCAGGAGGAGACGCAGACGTCCACGCCTTCCTCGGCGCCGTGCCCAAGATATTTTCCCCACGGGTAATTGACGATGTAAACCTCAATCGGGGTATTGAACGGGTTGACGCCCGCCTCGCCATAGCCCCGCAGCACCAGTGGGCGGATGTAGCAGGGATAAGCGTTATTGACGCCGACCAGTTCGACCATAGCGTTCACCAGTTCGTCGCGGGTGAACTCCACGTTCATGCGATAAATTTTTGCCGAGTCCAGCAGCCGTTGCATGTGTTCCTGCGCGCGGAAAATCGCCGGGCCCTTGGGCTGGGCGTAGCAGCGGATCCCCTCGAACACCGACGAGCCGTAATTGACCACGTGCGACATGACGTGGAGGTGGGCTTCATCCCAGGGAATCAGTTTTCCGTTGTGCCAGATCTTCTCGG includes the following:
- a CDS encoding DUF3788 domain-containing protein; this translates as MGAGKAWWDQLVSDITAQHGFSQEWNSYSKKAGWSLRLKHGDRNIVYLSPFHGCFQASFALGDKAVKAALASGLPKPAIKLIKEAKRYAEGTAVRIEVKGTEDVEIVKKLAAIKLAN
- a CDS encoding recombination regulator RecX; this translates as MAFGRAKKFNDEAGLYEYAVGALGRRMRSVAELKRLLRRRVEADELGAALVELVIAKLKEQRYLNDAQYASTYSSLRRENDKFGRRRVITELRSRGVHSEVIDKAVAGVYDGVNEETQARAYLRRKRLQRPTDQKQAARVFRSLIRAGFGTRTIISILKKWDVDEEVLTALESEEQ
- a CDS encoding type IV pilus twitching motility protein PilT, coding for MQIDDLLRIAMDRKASDLHLKVGNHPHVRVDGELVPLTDQTRVTAEDMLNMAFSMMSNRQKQKFKENAELDMAYGVAGLGRFRVNVFQQRGNVGLVLRVIPTKIRPLDELYMPKIVEQVCDMPRGLVLVTGVTGSGKSTTLAAMIDKINSTRPEHIITIEDPIEFLHRDKKGFVNQREVEVDTPSFSSALRASLRQDPDVILVGEMRDLETIATALHAAETGHMVFSTLHTLDAVETINRIISVFPPPEQKQIRLQLAATLRAVISQRLVRRSDSAGRVPAVEVLISTAYVRECIIVPEKTRTIKEALAAGTSQYGMQTFDQSLYDLYTHGLVAYETALENASNPDDFKLRVQGISGTAESTRDEMSQAGRGGYGR
- a CDS encoding carboxypeptidase regulatory-like domain-containing protein, with amino-acid sequence MRRIFSASLLVVSLSVSVLAQAAKPTTSNVSESSPTRLPVRRVVLYKNGVGYFEHTGRVRGNQELSLDFTSAQLNDVLKSLTVVDLGEGRVTGVRYDSVAPIGERLKSLRLPFGEQTTRAEFLGALRGTRIEVRSGSGGAAGRLVSVEQRKRVSPKGELQEEVTDIGVITDTGELRTFELNPATSVRVADRDLNEEIRRYLNVIGSARGQGARRMVISTAGAGERDVFISYISEVPVWKSTYRIVLRKKTEAKPLLQGWAIVDNTVGEDWKDVQLSLVAGAPQSFIQEISQPYYVRRPVVALPENVSQTPQTYEATMNMNAPALPPPPPIGGPVGGGVGGGVGSGSGGGIGPGYGGGIGRGVSLYGNVTDPSGAAISNANVTITNNATGTSQTVRTDSNGAYSFFGAAPGRYTVTVNSPGFRPYQSNVNLGGGSVNSNAVLNVGSAMETVTVSAQPANLDTAIEALESEASASPTGDLFQYDIQHKITIGKNQSALVPIISARVDAEKVSIWNSSRERADRALWLTNSSGLTLDAGTFSVVEDGTFAGEGLIAALKPSERRLISYASDTAVRVHSTDDFDNKKVSRVVVAKGIMRITREEQSSETYVVRNSDTSPRTVVIEHPARDGWKLAEDLKPEESTASYHRFLVKVEAGNTAKLTVKEHHPDSTTLALSNLNSSQVELLVREGAVKPELEQAFRRILDKKSEISGFENELRSDQQEMDSIAADQGRVRENMKALKGTAEEKTLLQRYTGQLNAQEDRLAELRKLMKELRSKREAAGAELDKMILQISFDQTS
- a CDS encoding DinB family protein — encoded protein: METQSAITPEFVTAYRELILSTMAAEMKTTLKVIGSIPEAGKGYKPDPKSRNAHELAWHIASDDVAFLNKIADMKIEMTPALPAPATIAEILKYYQENLPKAIKRVRDMTPEQLLTPVPFFGVMSLPVFQYLIMVNNHSAHHRGQLSTYLRPMRSKVPSIYGGSADEPFTM
- a CDS encoding branched-chain amino acid transaminase; the encoded protein is MAIQKTEKIWHNGKLIPWDEAHLHVMSHVVNYGSSVFEGIRCYAQPKGPAIFRAQEHMQRLLDSAKIYRMNVEFTRDELVNAMVELVGVNNAYPCYIRPLVLRGYGEAGVNPFNTPIEVYIVNYPWGKYLGHGAEEGVDVCVSSWTRIAPNTLPAMAKSGANYMNSQLIKMEAILNGYVEGIALDANGYVSEGSGENLFVVRQGNLYTAPLGNSVLPGITRDSIIRIAKDLLITIVEQPIPREMLYIADEVFFSGTAAEITAIRSVDKISVGKGAIGPVTKAIQKEFFGIVNGTELDRYHWLTPVPVKKNAPQAVGV